A window of the Dunckerocampus dactyliophorus isolate RoL2022-P2 chromosome 19, RoL_Ddac_1.1, whole genome shotgun sequence genome harbors these coding sequences:
- the LOC129172454 gene encoding protein ripply2-like has product MDIGGFNLLAPHNNNANQQAHLWRPWTGTETGTATFTASAEPQPPKPAMFVHPVKLYWPKTKCFDYLYREAEMLLRNYPVQATICPFDDSSSSEEDSEEEEDDYDDDDYEEETEMGKEQN; this is encoded by the exons ATGGACATCGGTGGATTTAATCTTTTGGCTCCTCACAACAACAATGCGAACCAACAAGCTCACTTGTGGAGACCGTGGACCGGAACCGAGACCGGAACTGCCACGTTCACG GCTTCTGCTGAACCGCAACCACCGAAACCAGCCATGTTCGTTCACCCAGTCAA gTTATACTGGCCAAAAACCAAATGCTTCGACTACCTGTACCGAGAAGCGGAGATGCTCCTTCGGAACTACCCGGTCCAAGCGACCATCTGCCCCTTTGACGACTCCTCCAGCAGTGAGGAAGAcagcgaggaagaggaggatgactATGACGATGACGATTATGAGGAGGAGACGGAGATGGGGAAGGAACAGAACTAA